A genome region from Salvia splendens isolate huo1 chromosome 19, SspV2, whole genome shotgun sequence includes the following:
- the LOC121778972 gene encoding polygalacturonase-like — MPKLSHTIVLALIATLHTCNAAFYNVVNFGAKGDGVTDSSSAFLKAWAAACSSVEQSTIYVPKGTFLVNSIVFSGACKSKMQLRIYGALVAPYDYKSFLSDQAWITFEYVNGVSVVGGDIDARGSSYWACKKSGANCPFGARSFSFQTCNDVEINGLTSHNSHAVHVFINGCNNMRIQDLTIVAPGDSPNTDGIHIGNSNNISVRHANIATGDDCISIGPGTSQMYMDNIVCGPGHGISIGSMGGNPGEGGVEHIVVNNSIFTRTENGVRIKTWAKPFNGYARDIMFENLQMQNVSNPIIIDQEYCPERNCPNGNSGVKLSDVSFYNITGTSWTQDALVLICSWTKPCERIYLQDIHLNYINALPIKQHAASHCENAGVISNGVVIPNC; from the exons ATGCCTAAATTGTCTCACACAATTGTTCTTGCACTGATTGCAACATTGCATACGTGCAATGCGGCATTCTATAACGTGGTAAACTTTGGAGCGAAGGGCGATGGGGTGACGGACTCGTCATCGGCCTTCCTCAAGGCTTGGGCGGCCGCCTGCAGCTCGGTTGAGCAATCCACCATCTACGTCCCCAAGGGGACGTTCTTGGTGAACTCGATAGTGTTTAGCGGAGCTTGCAAGAGTAAAATGCAGCTCCGAATATATGGAGCTCTTGTAGCTCCATATGATTACAAGTCTTTCCTCTCTGATCAAGCTTGGATAACATTCGAATATGTAAATGGAGTATCAGTTGTTGGCGGCGATATTGATGCAAGAGGCTCAAGTTATTGGGCATGTAAAAAAAGTGGAGCCAATTGCCCCTTTGGAGCAAGG TCGTTCTCGTTCCAAACTTGCAACGATGTGGAAATCAATGGTTTGACATCGCATAACAGCCACGCAGTCCATGTTTTTATTAATGGATGCAACAACATGAGAATTCAAGATTTGACAATTGTGGCTCCCGGTGATAGCCCCAACACTGACGGCATCCACATCGGGAATTCGAATAATATTAGTGTCAGGCATGCTAATATTGCCACCGGCGACGACTGTATCTCCATTGGCCCCGGCACCAGCCAAATGTACATGGACAACATTGTTTGCGGCCCTGGCCATGGCATTAG CATTGGAAGTATGGGAGGCAATCCAGGCGAAGGCGGAGTGGAACACATTGTCGTAAACAACTCTATCTTCACAAGAACAGAAAACGGAGTTCGGATTAAAACATGGGCTAAACCATTCAATGGATACGCAAGAGACATCATGTTTGAAAATTTGCAAATGCAAAATGTTTCCAACCCTATAATCATTGATCAAGAGTATTGCCCAGAGAGGAATTGTCCAAATGGG AACTCCGGGGTGAAACTGAGCGACGTTTCGTTCTACAACATCACAGGCACATCGTGGACTCAAGATGcgttggtgttgatttgcagTTGGACGAAGCCGTGTGAACGTATATATCTGCAAGATATTCATCTAAATTACATCAATGCATTGCCTATCAAACAGCATGCAGCTTCACATTGTGAAAATGCAGGAGTCATTTCG